Proteins co-encoded in one Ralstonia sp. RRA genomic window:
- a CDS encoding YdaS family helix-turn-helix protein encodes MNLDQYLSSDGALSVAQLRERMQSLGYEVKSNAQIRQWRHGYGGRRPDPKNCIGIERATNCVVTRKDLRPDDWQQIWPDWKEGKRSK; translated from the coding sequence ATGAACCTCGATCAATACCTTTCATCGGATGGCGCCCTCTCTGTCGCACAGCTTCGCGAGCGGATGCAAAGCCTTGGCTATGAGGTCAAGAGCAACGCCCAGATCCGCCAGTGGCGACACGGATACGGCGGTCGGCGTCCAGATCCGAAGAACTGCATCGGAATCGAGCGCGCGACCAACTGCGTTGTTACGCGCAAGGATTTGCGCCCCGACGACTGGCAACAGATTTGGCCGGACTGGAAGGAAGGGAAGCGATCGAAGTAG
- a CDS encoding XRE family transcriptional regulator, producing the protein MIFHYHNKKMQTTESLETRAQLGVPSAAIHSNPAAARFLPPHIIAACDSFRAACVVAWENRANPHLQKRTLAELCGLYAPHVSDYFHASASDTKGNGRRSLPAEHIHAVERVLGNRAISQYLSRLAQLTLMEEVIASRNA; encoded by the coding sequence ATGATTTTTCACTATCACAACAAAAAAATGCAAACGACCGAGAGCCTTGAAACCCGCGCCCAGCTTGGGGTTCCGAGCGCGGCGATCCATTCGAACCCAGCGGCGGCACGTTTTCTCCCGCCGCACATCATCGCGGCTTGCGACAGCTTCCGCGCGGCGTGCGTGGTTGCCTGGGAAAACCGGGCCAACCCGCATCTGCAGAAGCGCACGCTGGCCGAGCTTTGCGGCCTGTACGCGCCGCACGTCAGCGACTACTTCCATGCATCCGCCAGTGATACGAAGGGCAACGGCCGTCGGTCGCTGCCCGCTGAGCACATCCACGCTGTGGAGCGGGTGCTCGGCAACCGGGCAATCAGCCAGTACCTGTCCCGGCTCGCTCAATTGACGCTCATGGAAGAAGTCATCGCATCGAGGAACGCATGA